The Panicum virgatum strain AP13 chromosome 5K, P.virgatum_v5, whole genome shotgun sequence genome has a window encoding:
- the LOC120708361 gene encoding metacaspase-5-like: MGGRKRALLVGINYPGTKAELKGCHNDVDRMRRSLVDRFGFDEDDIRVLSDKDRAGPQPTGANIRRALARLVADARPGDFLFFHYSGHGTRLPAETGQQDDTGYDECIVPCDMNLITDQDFRDLVQKVPDGCLFTIVSDSCHSGGLLDSAKEQIGNSTRQNKTQSCEPEERPDFGSGSGFRSFLKETVRDVFESEGIHIPHSRHSHSHHGGDDQDEASEQPSGDGRIKNRSLPLSTLIEMLKEQTGKDDIDVGSIRMTLFNIFGDDASPKIKKFMKVMLGKFHQGQSGEHGGSGGVMGMVGALAQEFLKAKLEGNEEEAFKPALEQEVHSVDEVYAGTKSWAPNNGILISGCQTNQTSADATTPQGVSFGALSNAIQTILAGKHGKVTNKDLVMKAREMLSKQGYTQQPGLYCSDENVHVAFIC, encoded by the exons ATGGGCGGCCGCAAGCGCGCGCTCCTGGTGGGGATCAACTACCCGGGCACCAAGGCCGAGCTCAAGGGCTGCCACAACGACGTCGACCGCAtgcgccgcagcctcgtcgacCGCTTCGGCTTCGACGAGGACGACATCCGGGTCCTCTCCGACAAGGACCGCGCGGGGCCGCAGCCCACGGGGGCCAACatccgccgcgccctcgcccgCCTCGTCGCCGACGCCCGCCCTGGGGACTTCCTCTTCTTCCACTACAGCGGGCACGGCACGCGGCTGCCCGCCGAGACAGGCCAGCAAGACGACACCGGCTACGACGAGTGCATCGTGCCATGCGACATGAACCTCATCACAG ATCAGGATTTTAGAGACCTCGTGCAGAAGGTCCCTGATGGCTGCCTATTTACCATAGTTTCTGACTCTTGCCACAGTGGTGGCCTACTGGACAGTGCTAAGGAGCAGATAGGTAATAGCACCAGGCAGAATAAGACCCAGTCCTGTGAACCTGAAGAGCGACCTGATTTTGGTTCTGGCAGCGGCTTCCGGTCATTCCTCAAGGAGACTGTCCGCGATGTGTTCGAGTCAGAGGGAATCCACATCCCTCATAGCCGCCATAGCCATAGCCACCATGGAGGTGACGACCAGGATGAGGCTTCTGAACAGCCGAGTGGGGATGGCCGTATCAAAAACCGCTCGCTACCACTATCAACACTGATAGAAATGCTCAAGGAACAAACTGGAAAGGATGACATTGATGTAGGTTCAATCCGGATGACACTGTTCAACATCTTTGGTGATGATGCAAGCCCAAAGATAAAGAAGTTCATGAAAGTCATGCTCGGAAAGTTCCATCAGGGCCAGTCAGGTGAGcatggtggtagtggtggtgtcATGGGCATGGTTGGTGCCCTTGCTCAGGAGTTCCTGAAGGCTAAGCTTGAAGGCAATGAGGAGGAAGCTTTCAAGCCAGCCttagagcaagaggttcacagtGTTGATGAGGTGTATGCTGGGACTAAGTCCTGGGCACCCAACAATGGAATTCTGATCAGTGGGTGCCAAACCAACCAAACATCTGCCGATGCAACCACACCGCAGGGTGTCTCATTTGGTGCTCTCAGCAATGCTATACAAACTATTCTTGCAGGCAAGCACGGGAAGGTGACAAATAAGGATCTAGTGATGAAAGCACGTGAGATGCTGTCTAAGCAAGGTTACACTCAGCAGCCTGGGCTTTACTGCAGTGATGAGAATGTTCATGTGGCTTTCATATGCTAA